A window of the Zeugodacus cucurbitae isolate PBARC_wt_2022May chromosome 2, idZeuCucr1.2, whole genome shotgun sequence genome harbors these coding sequences:
- the LOC105221529 gene encoding nuclear pore complex protein Nup58 gives MSGFSFGNPSQQQAAGFSFGTSAAPAAASTPAFGAAAAPTFGANAATATTGFGATGFGAATTAQAPAFGATANPTATVAPFGASATTAAPAFGAPPTAAVAPTFGTAAPTFGATAVSSAAPSFNFGGLGGTATTANAPTSAAPAFGFGGLGGTAATSTATSTAPTLGFSGLGGGLSFGKPAGTTTSASLNFGTTTTSVATGGMWKPAATSTTATATPFVGLGGVDVSSTQPKAGDLKQDSVKIKETIVPDEIAKTVDTLKSHIKAQKTLSSDIGRTSTSKLSNVSNEINNIQWALQEISNSVDTNYKQIKLLRKETSKTIQAVEMAQRTQDTPAGLQFENTAPFQFFLSLVAKYEQDLINFRQQIALTEHHMRSLTNPQTVSPDDLKRGFRQINESFVSLAGRLHELHQKVETQKEQFLNLRKYRLRDTTNVFAKIDNPESKVDTANITCGPTPFSNISAMSAFGKSFNNASAAAAGRTGNAATAGAK, from the exons ATGTCTGGATTTTCTTTTGGAAACCCGTCACAACAACAGGCGGCTGGTTTTAGTTTCGGCACTTCTGCAGCACCGGCCGCAGCTAGCACGCCAGCATTTGGAGCTGCTGCAGCGCCTACGTTTGGTGCGAATGCTGCAACTGCCACCACCGGCTTTGGCGCAACCGGATTTGGAGCAGCTACGACGGCACAAGCGCCTGCATTTGGAGCAACCGCAAATCCAACAGCGACCGTAGCACCATTTGGTGCAAGTGCTACAACTGCAGCACCTGCTTTTGGGGCTCCACCTACTGCCGCTGTAGCGCCCACCTTTGGTACAGCGGCTCCCACATTCGGTGCAACAGCCGTCAGCAGCGCAGCACCGTCTTTTAACTTTGGTGGTTTGGGGGGAACAGCTACAACAGCGAATGCGCCAACGAGTGCAGCACCAGCATTTGGTTTTGGCGGACTTGGTGGTACGGCTGCTACGAGTACGGCGACATCAACTGCACCGACGCTCGGTTTCAGTGGTCTAGGTGGTGGTTTGTCGTTTGGTAAACCCGCAGGCACAACGACATCCGCTAGTTTAAATttcggcacaacaacaacttcagtTGCAACAGGCGGAATGTGGAAGCCAGCTGCCACCTCAACCACGGCGACTGCTACACCGTTTGTTGGTCTGGGTGGTGTTGATGTAAGTTCAACGCAACCAAAAGCGGGCGATCTAAAACAAGACAGCGTCAAG ATAAAAGAAACTATTGTGCCAGATGAGATCGCAAAAACTGTTGACACTCTTAAATCGCacataaaagcacaaaaaacaCTTTCCTCAGATATTGGACGCACATCTACTTCGAAACTGTCCAATGTATCCAACGAAATAAACAATATCCAATGGGCACTCCAGGAGATTTCCAACTCGGTGGACACCAactacaaacaaataaagctgCTGCGTAAGGAAACCTCAAAAACCATACAGGCTGTGGAAATGGCGCAGCGTACACAGGATACGCCAGCTGGGCTACAATTTGAAAATACAGCTCCCTTTCAATTCTTCCTCAGTTTAGTAGCCAAGTATGAGCAGGATTTGATCAACTTTCGTCAGCAAATTGCGTTAACTGAGCACCATATGCGCTCGCTAACCAATCCGCAAACAGTATCCCCCGACGATTTGAAACGTGGCTTCCGACAAATAAACGAGAGCTTCGTTTCGCTCGCCGGACGTTTGCACGAATTGCACCAGAAAGTGGAGACGCAGAAAGAACAATTCCTGAACTTACGAAAATATCGCCTGCGCGATACTACAAATGTATTTGCCAAGATCGACAATCCCGAAAGCAAGGTCGACACAGCGAATATCACCTGCGGACCGACACCGTTTTCCAATATTTCTGCAATGAGCGCATTTGGAAAGAGCTTTAACAACGCATCGGCAGCAGCGGCGGGAAGGACTGGGAACGCTGCGACGGCTGGTGCTAAATGA
- the Nup58 gene encoding developmentally-regulated GTP-binding protein 2, with product MGILDKISEIEKEIARTQKNKATEYHLGLLKAKLAKYRSQLLEPSKKGEKGDGFDVLKSGDARVALIGFPSVGKSTLLSTLTKTESEAANYEFTTLTCIPGVIEHKGANIQLLDLPGIIEGAAQGKGRGRQVIAVARTADLVIMMLDATKPNVHRDLLERELESVGIRLNKRKPNIYFKQKKGGGLSFNSTCALSRCNEKMVQTILHSFKIFNAEVLFREDCTEDEFIDVVTANRVYLPCLYVYNKIDQISIEEVDRLARQPNSIVVSCNMKLNLDYLLEALWDALQLIRVYTKKPGAPPDFDDGLILRRGVTVEHVCHAIHRTLAAQFKYGLVWGTSTKYSPQRVGISHIMADEDVIQVVKK from the exons ATGGGTATCTTGGATAAGATCTCAGAAATAGAGAAGGAAATTGCTCGTACTCAAAAAAACAAAG CAACCGAATATCACTTGGGTCTTTTGAAAGCGAAGCTTGCCAAATATCGCTCTCAGTTATTGGAACCATCAAAAAAAGGTGAAAAGGGAGATGGTTTTGATGTTTTGAAAAGTGGTGATGCGCGAGTCGCGTTAATTGGTTTCCCTTCGGTTGGTAAGTCCACTTTGTTGTCTACGCTAACCAAGACTGAATCTGAAGCGGCCAACTATGAGTTCACCACGCTCACTTGTATCCCCGGTGTCATTGAGCACAAGGGTGCTAATATACAATTACTAGATTTGCCTGGAATTATAGAAGGTGCCGCTCag GGTAAAGGTCGCGGTCGTCAGGTTATCGCCGTAGCGCGTACGGCCGATTTGGTCATCATGATGTTGGACGCTACCAAACCGAATGTACATCGTGATTTACTGGAACGTGAGTTGGAATCAGTGGGCATAAGACTCAACAAACGCAAACCAAACATTTACTTCAAGCAGAAGAAGGGTGGTGGCCTTAGCTTTAACTCCACATGTGCGCTGTCGCGTTGCAATGAGAAAATGGTACAAACTATTTTacactcatttaaaattttcaatgcgGAGGTACTGTTCCGCGAAGATTGTACTGAGGATGAATTTATCGATGTAGTGACGGCCAACCGTGTATATTTGCCCTGCTTGTACGTGTACAACAAAATCGatcagatttcaattgaagagGTCGATCGTTTAGCGCGACAACCCAACTCGATAGTGGTCAGTTGcaacatgaaattaaatttggacTACCTGTTAGAGGCCTTGTGGGATGCGTTGCAGCTAATAAGGGTTTATACAAAGAAACCAGGTGCACCACCAGATTTTGATGATGGTTTGATTTTGCGGAGG GGTGTTACAGTTGAACATGTATGCCATGCTATACATCGTACACTAGCTGCTCAATTTAAATATGGACTTGTTTGGGGTACTTCCACAAAGTACTCGCCACAACGCGTTGGCATATCGCATATTATGGCCGATGAGGATGTCATACAAGTTGTTAAGAAATGA
- the LOC105221527 gene encoding uncharacterized protein LOC105221527: MIKMRPYVPSSRIVIRDSIDEEISDDVDDDVFIKDARSAKLSEEKGLKRPLMAPRRKNGRMHNSVPIMMKHRRCWRCCEPFCYGLAALTVLIALISLAALILTMFPIPLQRFKVWLKREPTAPPGADYAGGGQTLAYGSSMGTEFVPCAQVSVQRSWSRIFPRMNSESPVRKADLNGDDIADIIFGFGVDDNIQYEGFTLPKCKSSQGDDEVPCEGGVIAVNGATGSLLWQTWSVANVFSLLCTLDIDLDGYPDCVAAGRLGMIFAINGRSGNSIWEFREVEVETNSPIVMDLYTINVIRDLDGDEIADILAAHLEEREESKAGHIKVISGKTGKVIRTIPTPFKEEVFVPVQVLTKEDGTELLMIITGGQNTPGGIYTIRLLSLMQFTSEKEFTPLFQSKHSGVMVPAVITDITGDHIADIVAASFNSSVFAFDGRNFSMLWNYTFPASESVSAIVPGHFNNDNVTDFMVKYNTGPGFPVYYYSQTTILDGKTGKPLLGAMMTDSGGSNSLLGGVSVSQTFGGDFFLHWQMQCRDKYNAKDAYEFIPDSDIILQSRADTCRLRYNTSTVLKLYAIARHIEPPGAVIFSTDDIDVHLNRTQRPQYAKHNSKSPLKHPKLLKKLLANREELLKKIAASADLEKLEKASKHQSTPHYKENPLRNPILDQELLQEILPNNEIPADNMYDPVKQNSYSNYYGAGYAANGNEQLREPQKDYESAVGSHVPEEYDTLYADNEVPQLVPQNEHPIRLRTKYPGNRDVRSDITSFEDEQNTTQTVPTGGVPQNNLDKQEPLSLWDLEMEKEERDAIKDSHKYDYSTNQDDTNKKSKRSRLRRDDITQTKVTDDTVATSASPSTSDESDEWFLSSISSTGVLLKTLNGTRSSVDFAFVLNIRESETYPPLFLPQDLNCVEEKISAYKSYTLDNIRILRKQFLKQCLSDRLVNVSPHVPKYESQLIVTRISISCTCHTLQKGQVCSELDDIQTQRWTEYMGSDGHGYYAN, from the exons ATGATTAAAATGCGACCATATGTGCCATCAAGCCGTATCGTCATACGTGACTCCATCGACGAGGAGATCAGTGACGATGTGGATGATGACGTCTTCATTAAGGATGCGCGCTCCGCCAAG TTGAGTGAGGAGAAGGGTCTGAAGCGCCCTCTAATGGCGCCGCGCCGTAAAAATGGTCGAATGCACAATTCGGTGCCGATTATGATGAAGCATCGTCGTTGTTGGCGTTGCTGTGAGCCTTTTTGCTATGGCCTTGCCGCACTGACTGTCCTTATTGCCTTGATAAGCCTCGCAGCGCTCATCCTTACTATGTTTCCCATACCATTGCAACGCTTTAAAGTGTGGCTAAAGCGCGAACCCACAGCGCCACCGGGCGCTGATTATGCCGGCGGTGGTCAAACGCTGGCATATGGCAGTAGTATGGGCACCGAGTTTGTGCCTTGCGCACAAGTCAGTGTGCAACGCTCGTGGTCGCGTATTTTTCCCCGCATGAACAGCGAGAGTCCAGTACGTAAGGCCGATTTAAATGGAGATGATATTGCAGATATAATTTTCGGATTCGGCGTTG ATGACAACATACAGTACGAGGGTTTTACGTTGCCCAAGTGTAAGTCCTCTCAAGGTGACGACGAAGTGCCTTGTGAAGGTGGCGTAATTGCCGTAAATGGTGCTACCGGCAGTTTACTTTGGCAGACATGGAGTGTGGCGAATGTTTTCTCGCTCCTATGTACATTGGATATTGATCTTGATGGCTATCCGGATTGTGTGGCCGCAGGCAGGCTGGGT ATGATATTCGCCATCAATGGCCGTAGCGGCAATAGCATTTGGGAGTTTCGTGAGGTGGAAGTGGAAACCAACTCGCCCATCGTAATGGATCTCTACACCATAAATGTCATACGTGATTTAGATGGCGACGAAATCGCTGATATACTTGCAGCGCATCTCGAGGAACGCGAAGAGTCCAAAGCGGGGCACATTAAGGTGATTTCTGGCAAGACGGGTAAAGTCATACGCACGATACCAACGCCGTTCAAAGAGGAAGTCTTTGTGCCTGTACAGGTGCTCACCAAAGAAGATGGCACCGAACTACTAATGATCATCACAGGCGGTCAAAATACACCGGGTGGTATCTATACAATACGCTTACTTTCCCTTATGCAATTTACAAGCGAAAAAGAGTTTACACCACTCTTTCAAAGCAAACACTCTGGCGTGATGGTGCCCGCTGTGATTACCGATATAACGGGAGATCACATAGCGGATATTGTTGCGGCATCATTCAATTCGTCAGTATTTGCCTTCGATGGGCGTAATTTCAGTATGTTGTGGAATTACACATTTCCGGCCAGTGAGAGCGTTAGCGCAATTGTACCAGGGCATTTCAATAATGATAATGTAACCGATTTCATGGTGAAATATAATACTGGACCGGGTTTCCCAGTATATTATTACTCGCAGACCACCATACTGGATGGCAAAACGGGCAAACCCCTGTTGGGTGCGATGATGACTGATTCCGGTGGTTCGAATAGCTTGTTGGGTGGTGTTTCGGTATCGCAGACTTTTGGTGGCGACTTCTTTTTGCACTGGCAAATGCAATGTAGGGATAAGTATAACGCGAAAGACGCTTATGAATTTATACCAG ACAGTGACATCATTTTACAATCACGTGCAGACACTTGCCGTTTACGTTACAACACTTCGACTGTGCTGAAACTTTACGCAATTGCGCGCCACATCGAACCACCAGGTGCTGTGATTTTTAGCACAG ATGACATTGACGTACACCTCAATCGCACTCAACGCCCACAATATGCCAAACACAACTCGAAGTCTCCTTTAAAGCACCCTAAATTGCTGAAAAAACTGTTGGCCAATCGAGAGGAGCTGCTAAAGAAAATCGCTGCCAGCGCTGATTTAGAAAAGCTAGAGAAGGCGTCAAAGCATCAAAGTACGCCACACTACAAGGAGAATCCGCTGAGAAATCCGATATTAGATCAGGAGTTATTGCAAGAAATTCTACCAAATAACGAAATACCCGCCGATAACATGTACGACCCCGTTAAACAAAATAGCTATAGTAATTATTACGGAGCAGGTTATGCCGCCAATGGCAACGAACAATTACGTGAAccg caaaaagaCTACGAGTCCGCAGTTGGCTCGCATGTGCCCGAGGAATACGATACGCTCTACGCTGACAACGAAGTGCCGCAGCTGGTACCGCAGAATGAGCATCCTATACGGCTGCGCACGAAATATCCGGGAAATCGTGATGTGCGCAGTGACATTACATCCTTTGAGGATGAGCAGAATACTACACAAACCGTACCCACTGGTGGTGTGCCGCAAAATAACCTAGACAAACAGGAGCCACTTAGCTTATGGGATCTGGAAATGGAAAAGGAGGAGCGTGATGCTATTAAAGATTCACACAAATACGATTACTCGACAAACCAAGATGATACTAATAAAAAGAGTAAACGTAGTCGTCTAAGACGTGATGACATTACACAAACGAAAGTGACGGATGATACGGTCGCGACTTCTGCTAGTCCATCAACTAGCGATGAATCCGATGAATGGTTCCTATCCTCAATCTCATCGACGGGTGTGTTATTGAAGACGCTAAATGGTACACGTTCTTCGGTGGATTTTGCATTCGTGCTAAACATACGTGAGTCGGAAACGTATCCGCCACTCTTCTTGCCACAGGATCTGAATTGCGTTGAAGAGAAGATAAGCGCTTATAAAA GTTATACATTAGACAATATACGTATACTGCGAAAGCAATTCCTAAAGCAATGTCTAAGCGATCGTTTAGTGAACGTTTCACCGCATGTGCCGAAATATGAATCACAATTAATCGTCACACGAATCAGCATTTCGTGTACGTGTCATACGTTACAAAAGGGTCAGGTATGCTCTGAGCTGGATGACATACAGACGCAGCGTTGGACAGAGTACATGGGCAGTgatgggcatggttattatgcCAACTAA